The Streptomyces spororaveus genome includes a region encoding these proteins:
- a CDS encoding cytochrome P450, whose amino-acid sequence MSTATLRLPGHLAHPFSPTGRVNPYPAYRWLQTYAPVYHDPATRMWLLTGHADCSAALRSDAFSAAQGQQGRARDDALPPSMLTTDAPDHHRLRAPGGLLLGPEAIRSVADGIGHEVDALLDRSGGRAGELDAATGIGQPLATAVYARLFGLEDAERPRFEELARAVSVNLDPMAGPAAAAAGRAAMGELNRFLDAVAKRHAVTGFDCPLSRLAADDRLTRPEMLGILGLAVVGGWQPLAETVGNALYWLLPRPAAVEYLRRSDEQSARTAVDELLRLEAPIPFTARVTTREVELPGGRVPADARVLAVLAAANRDPAVFERPDELLLDRSPNPHLAFGGGPHFCLAALLVRQTGALLLPRLLRRFPAVAAYQERARWDDCVLPRRLAEYPLELGPRHSDARGRNTNDMEA is encoded by the coding sequence GTGTCCACAGCCACCCTTCGCCTCCCGGGCCACCTCGCTCATCCGTTCTCGCCGACCGGACGGGTGAACCCCTACCCGGCGTACCGGTGGCTGCAGACGTACGCCCCGGTGTACCACGACCCCGCCACCCGGATGTGGCTGCTCACCGGTCACGCGGACTGCTCGGCGGCCCTCAGGAGCGACGCCTTCTCCGCGGCCCAGGGGCAGCAGGGCCGTGCCCGGGACGATGCCCTCCCCCCGTCCATGCTCACCACCGATGCGCCCGACCATCACCGACTGCGCGCCCCCGGCGGCCTCCTGCTCGGCCCCGAGGCGATCCGGTCGGTGGCGGACGGGATCGGCCACGAGGTCGACGCCCTGCTGGACCGCTCGGGTGGCCGGGCAGGAGAGCTGGACGCCGCGACCGGCATCGGACAGCCCCTGGCCACCGCCGTCTACGCGCGGCTCTTCGGGCTGGAGGACGCCGAGCGCCCGCGCTTCGAGGAGCTGGCCCGCGCAGTCTCCGTCAACCTCGACCCGATGGCGGGACCGGCGGCGGCCGCCGCGGGCCGGGCCGCCATGGGTGAGCTGAACCGCTTCCTGGACGCGGTGGCGAAGCGCCACGCCGTGACCGGATTCGACTGCCCGCTGTCCCGGCTGGCCGCCGACGACCGGCTGACCAGGCCCGAGATGCTGGGCATCCTGGGCCTCGCCGTCGTCGGCGGCTGGCAGCCGCTGGCCGAGACCGTGGGCAACGCCCTGTACTGGCTGCTGCCCCGCCCCGCAGCGGTGGAGTACCTGCGGCGGTCCGACGAGCAGTCGGCCCGCACCGCGGTGGACGAGCTCCTGCGCCTGGAGGCCCCGATCCCGTTCACCGCGCGCGTCACCACGCGGGAGGTGGAACTGCCCGGCGGCCGGGTGCCCGCCGACGCTCGGGTGCTGGCCGTGCTGGCCGCCGCGAACCGGGATCCGGCGGTCTTCGAGCGCCCCGACGAGCTGCTCCTGGACCGGTCCCCCAATCCCCACCTGGCCTTCGGCGGCGGGCCGCACTTCTGCCTGGCGGCCCTGCTGGTCCGGCAGACCGGGGCACTTCTGCTGCCCCGGCTGCTCCGCCGCTTCCCGGCCGTCGCGGCGTACCAGGAGCGCGCCCGCTGGGACGACTGCGTGCTGCCGCGCCGCCTCGCGGAGTATCCGCTGGAACTGGGCCCGCGCCACTCGGACGCCCGCGGCCGGAACACGAACGACATGGAGGCCTGA
- a CDS encoding flavin monoamine oxidase family protein, which produces MRTDVLVVGAGISGLTCASRLTEAGLRVIVQESRERVGGRIRTFRPADGGPALELGAQVVHGVRNPVHTLMGSDRMETVPRDVAARVVEDGALAEMAVLARGRRGPWALEAELNAAQGDADVSVGDWLRSRGADGAEGRAVREWYRQNWAAEPDALSARAVARAHRGDDVGGGEFAVSGGFDRLPAQLARSLDVRLGCPVDELDWSKGRVRARTAQGELHVGAAVVTVPPQVVVNGRLRIGGLPAAKWQAAKDLSAGDGYCAVVTLSAPAPESAVVFDVDGLGGFARSRAGRPEVLIVAKAGAAAAVRSAVRGGGGPAALLARSMPWTRSARVVAAEEADWGNDPWSGGAFTAPGTGARDASDLWAEPVEDTLFFAGEATVCGRRLPWVQGAIASGERAAAQILSGVAR; this is translated from the coding sequence ATGCGAACCGACGTCCTCGTCGTGGGCGCGGGAATCAGCGGATTGACCTGCGCGAGCCGCCTCACGGAGGCAGGCCTTCGCGTCATCGTCCAGGAGAGCCGCGAACGGGTGGGCGGACGCATCCGCACGTTCCGCCCGGCCGACGGCGGGCCCGCTCTCGAACTCGGCGCACAAGTGGTCCACGGCGTCCGCAACCCGGTCCACACCCTCATGGGGAGCGACCGTATGGAGACCGTGCCGCGCGACGTCGCGGCCCGGGTGGTCGAGGACGGCGCACTGGCGGAGATGGCGGTGCTCGCGCGCGGCCGCCGCGGCCCGTGGGCGCTGGAGGCCGAGCTGAACGCGGCGCAGGGCGATGCGGACGTGTCGGTCGGCGACTGGCTGCGTTCCAGGGGCGCCGACGGTGCCGAAGGGCGCGCGGTACGGGAGTGGTACCGGCAGAACTGGGCCGCGGAGCCGGACGCGTTGAGCGCCCGGGCGGTGGCCCGCGCGCACCGCGGAGATGACGTCGGTGGTGGCGAGTTCGCGGTGAGCGGCGGTTTCGACCGGCTCCCCGCACAGCTCGCGCGGAGTCTCGACGTACGCCTCGGCTGCCCGGTGGACGAACTCGACTGGTCCAAAGGACGGGTACGGGCCCGCACCGCGCAGGGAGAACTGCACGTCGGCGCGGCGGTCGTCACCGTCCCCCCGCAGGTGGTCGTGAACGGCCGGCTGCGGATCGGCGGGCTGCCCGCGGCCAAGTGGCAGGCGGCGAAGGACCTGTCGGCCGGAGACGGCTACTGCGCGGTCGTCACGCTCTCCGCCCCCGCGCCGGAGTCCGCGGTGGTGTTCGACGTGGACGGGCTCGGCGGATTCGCCCGCAGCCGGGCCGGACGGCCGGAAGTGCTGATCGTGGCCAAGGCCGGAGCTGCCGCCGCCGTACGGTCCGCCGTGCGCGGCGGCGGTGGCCCGGCGGCGCTCCTGGCCCGGTCCATGCCCTGGACCCGGTCGGCCCGGGTGGTGGCCGCCGAGGAAGCCGACTGGGGGAACGACCCCTGGTCGGGCGGGGCTTTCACGGCTCCCGGGACCGGCGCGCGGGACGCATCGGACCTGTGGGCCGAGCCGGTCGAGGACACGCTGTTCTTCGCGGGGGAGGCGACCGTCTGCGGCCGTCGGCTTCCCTGGGTACAAGGCGCGATCGCAAGTGGCGAGCGCGCGGCCGCGCAGATCCTGTCGGGGGTGGCACGATGA
- a CDS encoding Rieske 2Fe-2S domain-containing protein has product MTVRSEAGRPGAVRSEGAYAQTVHSGWHLLAFLSELTAEVTPLAIGRRRLVAVRDGDDVRLFDANCPHRGAHLGYGGTLDGNCLVCPFHGKRIALGDGGKRWSVAEHQVVRAGEAVFARLGDTARDDRGFEKVIKEIAVSHPLVEAVVLPVAAPSGLIIENAFDTDHFTALHKVEAVEGMDIVPTENGELAIEGTFPMRNSPWKSDLARAEAKWRARRNGETRLEYVPRFYARAFSPGLVVTEFGPPGQVHVLVTGATPTPDGCVARVAVGVSPGRESDLRMLIVGSERALAEDLTVWEHLDPHAPVRYDARDEPVIAFREFCEGFEEVN; this is encoded by the coding sequence ATGACCGTACGATCCGAGGCCGGGCGGCCGGGCGCGGTGCGCTCCGAAGGGGCGTACGCCCAGACGGTGCACTCCGGCTGGCACCTGCTGGCCTTCCTGTCCGAACTCACCGCCGAGGTGACGCCGCTGGCGATCGGCCGGCGCCGCCTGGTGGCGGTCCGCGACGGCGACGACGTCCGGCTCTTCGACGCGAACTGCCCGCACCGGGGCGCGCACCTGGGATACGGCGGCACGCTGGACGGGAACTGCCTGGTCTGCCCCTTCCACGGCAAGCGCATCGCGCTCGGCGACGGGGGCAAACGCTGGTCGGTCGCCGAACACCAGGTGGTCCGGGCCGGTGAGGCGGTCTTCGCGAGGCTCGGCGACACCGCGCGGGACGACCGCGGGTTCGAGAAGGTGATCAAGGAGATCGCCGTCAGCCATCCGCTGGTCGAGGCGGTCGTCCTTCCGGTCGCCGCGCCGTCCGGTCTCATCATCGAGAACGCCTTCGACACAGACCACTTCACCGCCCTGCACAAGGTCGAGGCCGTCGAAGGCATGGACATCGTGCCGACCGAGAACGGTGAACTGGCCATCGAGGGCACGTTCCCGATGCGCAACTCCCCGTGGAAGAGCGATCTCGCCCGGGCGGAGGCCAAATGGCGGGCGAGGCGCAACGGCGAGACGCGGCTGGAGTACGTACCGCGCTTCTACGCACGGGCCTTCAGCCCCGGCCTGGTGGTCACCGAGTTCGGGCCGCCCGGACAGGTGCACGTCCTGGTCACCGGAGCCACGCCCACCCCGGACGGATGTGTCGCGCGCGTGGCGGTCGGCGTCAGCCCCGGCCGGGAGAGCGACCTGCGGATGCTGATCGTCGGCAGCGAACGCGCGCTCGCCGAGGACCTCACGGTCTGGGAACACCTGGATCCGCACGCGCCCGTGCGCTACGACGCCAGGGACGAGCCGGTGATCGCCTTCCGCGAGTTCTGCGAAGGCTTCGAGGAAGTGAACTGA
- a CDS encoding alpha/beta fold hydrolase: MNQLSVRSSGSGPAVLWIHGYTMDSSTWEPLWELLPGWRHIGVDLPGHGGSDPIPAGLTLPALARQIAGIVRAEQAHRIVSLSYGSSVALQLAIDEPELVHALVAAAPTLAGAAPDADARRRYQQLMMLKPLAGPGEQMADLWMASPPDIFRGAEGHPELRAALRSVIVRHSWAELDSGAMMTLSAHRHTTADLARIQARTLVFIGDEDMPAFVRNAELLRDNVADCEVVTLPRSGHLPLLERPEAVAADLAAHLLGAG, translated from the coding sequence ATGAACCAGCTGTCCGTCCGCTCGTCCGGCAGCGGCCCCGCCGTGCTGTGGATCCACGGCTACACCATGGACTCCAGCACCTGGGAGCCCCTCTGGGAGCTCCTGCCCGGCTGGCGTCACATCGGCGTCGACCTGCCCGGACACGGCGGCTCCGACCCCATTCCCGCCGGGCTGACACTGCCCGCCCTGGCGCGGCAGATCGCCGGAATCGTCCGGGCCGAGCAGGCCCACCGGATCGTCTCGCTCTCGTACGGCTCGTCCGTCGCGCTCCAGCTGGCCATCGACGAACCCGAGCTGGTGCACGCCCTGGTGGCCGCCGCGCCCACCCTGGCGGGCGCGGCCCCGGACGCCGATGCCCGGCGGCGGTATCAGCAGCTGATGATGCTCAAGCCGCTCGCCGGCCCCGGGGAGCAGATGGCCGATCTGTGGATGGCCTCGCCCCCCGACATCTTCCGCGGCGCCGAAGGGCATCCGGAGCTCCGGGCCGCGCTGCGCTCGGTGATCGTCAGGCACTCCTGGGCGGAACTGGACAGCGGCGCCATGATGACGCTGTCGGCGCACCGTCACACCACGGCGGACCTGGCCCGGATCCAGGCCCGCACCCTGGTGTTCATCGGCGACGAGGACATGCCCGCCTTCGTCCGCAACGCCGAACTGCTGCGCGACAACGTCGCCGACTGCGAGGTCGTGACGCTGCCCCGGTCCGGTCATCTGCCGCTGCTGGAGCGGCCCGAGGCCGTCGCGGCCGACCTCGCGGCACACCTGCTCGGCGCCGGTTGA
- a CDS encoding carbamoyltransferase C-terminal domain-containing protein: protein MADRHDVEHFLSGYLTPPGPIAVLSARHDQNVALWRRTGRTVELVRVWEVERVSGQKHHHQPLYTPSRAEAFLNGLLATEGLDLSDISASWGTPSLPGHAEIPVPAGAEDFPLHSLGHLFSGLLMDSALFKRETVIAMAVDGGPDFVQDRETKSAWYAGCVSVRGRLAFVPVESPGPLYTAAETIFGKEPGTLMALASACRTRIDVDAEAVMAGVELFGGRRAPWQEAHRVVATIVSEARRQLAGREPDREFTDEENLQSAVMEVVQRCCELVAVRNVERLLEAGGVRAEDAYLSTSGGFALNCPANSLLMDRFGFKGLLTPPCANDSGQALGLGLLALYGTGALDTADILIDSAYYGNDLCDVDAALAEFAPWVEEVGDFSPDRFAEDLTDSVVAWVDGAAEIGPRALGHRSLLGDPRSTKVKDLLNEYKQRQWWRPVAPIVLAESAADWFEGDRPSPYMLETVQVRPEVRDAVPAIVHLDGSARHQVLTAGANPLLHRAIAAFHARTGVPIVCNTSLNDRGEPVVDTAAEALVFCIRKGLRVAYLGGRRIALRTAPVPETAPPTAPRERSTAYFAGQEQDRDALWQGWLDEGYTEAGMFLLSRSPDLRAELGSSTVERVNALGAYEAAGSPGHALMVRRFCTAHGPGAPSDR from the coding sequence GTGGCTGATCGGCATGACGTGGAGCACTTCCTTTCCGGCTACCTGACACCGCCGGGTCCCATCGCCGTGCTGTCCGCGCGTCACGACCAGAACGTCGCACTGTGGCGGCGCACCGGGCGGACCGTGGAGCTGGTGCGCGTCTGGGAAGTCGAACGCGTCAGCGGCCAGAAGCACCATCACCAGCCGCTCTACACGCCCTCCCGGGCGGAGGCGTTCCTGAACGGACTGCTCGCCACCGAAGGGCTGGACCTGTCCGACATCAGCGCTTCCTGGGGCACCCCGAGCCTGCCCGGCCACGCCGAGATCCCTGTCCCGGCCGGTGCCGAGGACTTCCCCCTCCACAGCCTCGGTCATCTCTTCAGCGGTCTGCTGATGGACAGCGCGCTGTTCAAGCGGGAGACGGTCATCGCGATGGCCGTGGACGGCGGCCCCGACTTCGTCCAGGACCGGGAGACCAAGAGCGCCTGGTACGCCGGGTGCGTCTCCGTCCGGGGACGCCTGGCCTTCGTCCCGGTGGAGTCCCCCGGCCCCCTCTACACGGCGGCCGAGACGATCTTCGGCAAGGAGCCGGGCACCCTCATGGCCCTGGCCTCGGCCTGCCGGACCCGGATCGACGTCGACGCCGAAGCCGTCATGGCCGGAGTCGAGCTGTTCGGCGGGCGGCGGGCGCCGTGGCAGGAAGCGCACCGGGTGGTCGCGACGATCGTGTCCGAGGCACGCCGGCAGCTGGCGGGCCGGGAGCCGGACCGGGAGTTCACCGACGAGGAGAACCTGCAGAGCGCCGTCATGGAGGTCGTCCAGCGGTGCTGCGAGCTGGTCGCGGTCCGCAACGTCGAACGCCTGCTGGAGGCCGGCGGCGTACGCGCCGAGGACGCCTACCTCTCCACGAGCGGCGGATTCGCGCTGAACTGCCCCGCCAACTCCCTGCTGATGGACCGTTTCGGCTTCAAGGGCCTGCTCACCCCGCCCTGCGCCAACGACTCCGGCCAGGCACTGGGGCTCGGGCTGCTCGCCCTGTACGGCACCGGGGCCCTGGACACCGCCGACATCCTGATCGATTCCGCCTACTACGGCAACGACCTGTGCGACGTGGACGCCGCGCTGGCGGAGTTCGCCCCGTGGGTCGAGGAGGTCGGCGACTTCTCACCCGACCGCTTCGCCGAGGACCTCACCGACAGCGTGGTCGCCTGGGTCGACGGCGCCGCCGAGATCGGCCCCCGCGCCCTCGGCCACCGCAGCCTGCTCGGCGACCCCCGGTCGACGAAGGTCAAGGACCTGCTCAACGAGTACAAGCAGCGTCAGTGGTGGCGCCCGGTCGCCCCGATCGTGCTGGCCGAGTCCGCCGCGGACTGGTTCGAAGGCGACCGGCCGTCCCCGTACATGCTGGAGACCGTGCAGGTGCGGCCGGAGGTGCGTGACGCCGTACCGGCGATCGTGCACCTGGACGGATCGGCGCGCCACCAGGTCCTCACCGCCGGGGCCAACCCGCTTCTGCACCGCGCCATCGCGGCGTTCCACGCCCGGACCGGGGTGCCGATCGTGTGCAACACCTCGCTCAACGACCGCGGCGAGCCGGTCGTCGACACCGCGGCCGAGGCGCTGGTCTTCTGTATCCGCAAGGGCCTGCGGGTCGCCTACCTCGGCGGCCGGCGGATCGCCCTGCGCACCGCACCCGTGCCGGAGACCGCACCGCCCACCGCACCGCGGGAGCGGAGCACCGCGTACTTCGCGGGCCAGGAGCAGGACCGCGACGCCCTGTGGCAGGGGTGGCTGGACGAGGGCTACACGGAGGCGGGAATGTTCCTGCTCTCCCGCTCGCCCGACCTCCGTGCCGAGCTGGGGTCCTCCACCGTGGAGCGCGTCAACGCCCTCGGCGCGTACGAGGCCGCCGGCAGCCCGGGCCACGCGCTGATGGTGCGGCGGTTCTGCACGGCGCACGGCCCCGGAGCCCCGTCCGACCGCTGA
- a CDS encoding NHLP bacteriocin export ABC transporter permease/ATPase subunit, whose translation MITSAFAPFFSDAATRADLRTEPFTVLDDVRRVLLVEAGAVDLFAVRLVDGVPTGRWNFLARVEAGALLMGSPSGPQHGIVGRPVPDTVLSYLPLSHLEGLSARRVACDTSSGLAVRALSAEAYGDAVQQFLDGLEQGIVALAQALRDTLPPREFVPLSTDGPTALAAGQAVRSVDGVRWVRVEEGSVELGEGVSGRLTTGMDTCLTQRDWLIADSPARLRARSSRELLDEGALWGLLLAHATRLLYTVDRRIEGQRGLEREALDVRQAREAGTLATTARSFEAVLHDTEARIRLADVAADPPTLAAARLVASHQGFAVKAPLVGSGHGRNLDDLQSIAHASGVRTRAIRLDGQWWKTDFGPAIGYRKVGDQPVALLPIGGRYVMAEAGKITEVTAKLAEELQTKGAMLYQPLPSAVRSISGLLRFGIRSNRRDLWMFAWTAALAALVGLLVPVMTGQVLGTFVAQAQRGLIVQGSLVVIGSALVVAALSIVQNIAVLRIESRSTAAMQVGVWTKLLSLPTSFFTRYSTGELGTTVLGVSAAQEMLSGMMTSATLGFITGSANLVLVYFYDLRLALLATVLVLVGAVFALVAGRIEVRWQRKLYAHEQKLSSRVFQLLTAVPKLRVTAAEDRVFGVWASELAKGRSLSAASRRVQNIVTTFNAGFPLVCSVIIFAVIGGPLQGQVPIAAFLSFFAAFNLLLASSLQFTSAAITAMGVVPLLEKLRPILETAPEVDQSKAAPGDLSGRLDLSRVSFRYGDDGPLVLDDVTLSIAPGEFVAIVGSSGSGKSTVLRLLLGFEQPVSGTVLYDGQDLAELEVSAVRRQCGVVLQNGSLLAGDIKANIIGSSSHTLDDAWVAASMAGISDDISAMPMGMNTVLSEGTNTLSGGQRQRLMIARALVARPRIVFFDEATSALDNPTQRLVAESTRKLSATRIVIAHRLSTVADADKVIVLDQGRIVQQGRYEELLADENGLFARLASRQVS comes from the coding sequence GTGATCACCTCTGCGTTCGCGCCGTTCTTCTCCGACGCGGCCACCCGCGCCGACCTCCGGACCGAGCCGTTCACCGTCCTGGACGACGTACGCCGCGTGCTGCTGGTGGAGGCCGGCGCCGTGGACCTGTTCGCCGTCCGCCTGGTGGACGGAGTGCCCACCGGGCGCTGGAACTTCCTGGCCCGCGTGGAGGCCGGCGCCCTGCTCATGGGATCGCCGTCCGGACCGCAGCACGGCATCGTCGGCCGGCCGGTGCCCGACACCGTGCTGTCGTACCTGCCGCTCTCCCACCTCGAAGGCCTCTCGGCCCGGCGCGTCGCATGCGACACGTCGTCGGGGCTGGCGGTGCGCGCCCTGTCCGCCGAGGCCTACGGGGACGCGGTACAGCAGTTCCTGGACGGCCTGGAGCAGGGCATCGTGGCCCTCGCCCAGGCTCTGCGCGACACCCTGCCGCCCCGTGAGTTCGTACCCCTGTCCACCGACGGGCCCACCGCGCTCGCCGCCGGACAGGCCGTCCGTTCGGTGGACGGCGTCCGTTGGGTGCGGGTGGAGGAGGGCTCGGTCGAACTCGGCGAGGGCGTCTCCGGTCGGCTCACGACCGGTATGGACACCTGCCTCACCCAGCGCGACTGGCTGATCGCCGACTCACCCGCCCGGCTGCGCGCCCGCTCGTCGCGGGAACTGCTCGACGAGGGAGCCCTCTGGGGTCTCCTGCTCGCCCACGCGACCCGCCTGCTCTACACCGTCGACCGTCGCATCGAGGGCCAGCGCGGCCTGGAACGCGAGGCCCTCGACGTCCGCCAGGCCCGCGAGGCCGGCACCCTGGCCACCACGGCCCGCAGCTTCGAAGCCGTCCTGCACGACACCGAGGCCCGCATCCGGCTCGCGGACGTCGCCGCGGACCCGCCGACGCTGGCGGCCGCCCGGCTGGTCGCCTCGCACCAGGGTTTCGCCGTCAAGGCCCCCCTGGTCGGCAGTGGTCACGGCCGCAACCTGGACGACCTGCAGTCCATCGCGCACGCCTCCGGCGTCCGCACCCGTGCCATCCGGCTGGACGGCCAGTGGTGGAAGACGGACTTCGGCCCGGCGATCGGCTACCGCAAGGTCGGCGACCAGCCGGTGGCACTGCTTCCCATCGGCGGCCGCTACGTGATGGCCGAAGCGGGCAAGATCACCGAGGTGACCGCCAAGCTCGCCGAGGAGCTGCAGACCAAGGGCGCCATGCTCTACCAGCCGCTGCCCTCCGCGGTGCGGTCGATCAGCGGCCTGCTGCGCTTCGGTATCCGCAGCAACCGGCGCGACCTGTGGATGTTCGCCTGGACGGCGGCCCTGGCCGCCCTGGTCGGACTGCTGGTCCCCGTCATGACCGGGCAGGTCCTCGGCACCTTCGTCGCACAGGCCCAGCGGGGCCTGATCGTCCAGGGTTCGCTGGTGGTGATCGGGTCGGCCCTGGTCGTCGCGGCGCTGTCCATCGTCCAGAACATCGCCGTCCTGCGCATCGAGAGCCGTTCCACGGCCGCCATGCAGGTGGGCGTCTGGACCAAGCTGCTGTCCCTGCCCACGTCCTTCTTCACCCGCTATTCCACCGGCGAACTCGGCACGACCGTGCTCGGTGTGAGCGCCGCCCAGGAAATGCTGTCGGGCATGATGACCAGCGCGACCCTGGGGTTCATCACCGGCTCCGCCAATCTCGTCCTCGTCTACTTCTACGACCTGCGGCTCGCGCTGCTGGCCACCGTGCTGGTGCTGGTCGGCGCGGTGTTCGCGCTGGTCGCGGGACGGATAGAGGTGCGCTGGCAGCGCAAGCTGTACGCACACGAGCAGAAGCTGTCGTCGCGGGTCTTCCAACTGCTCACTGCCGTCCCCAAGCTCAGGGTCACCGCCGCCGAGGACCGGGTGTTCGGTGTCTGGGCCTCGGAACTGGCCAAGGGCCGCAGCCTGTCCGCCGCGTCCCGGCGGGTGCAGAACATCGTGACGACCTTCAACGCCGGTTTTCCGCTGGTGTGCTCGGTCATCATCTTCGCGGTGATCGGCGGACCGCTGCAGGGCCAGGTGCCCATCGCGGCCTTCCTCTCGTTCTTCGCGGCCTTCAACCTCCTCCTGGCCTCCAGCTTGCAGTTCACCTCGGCCGCGATCACGGCGATGGGCGTCGTACCGCTGCTGGAGAAGCTGCGCCCGATCCTGGAGACGGCACCGGAGGTCGACCAGTCCAAGGCCGCCCCGGGGGATCTTTCCGGCCGGCTCGACCTCAGCCGGGTCTCCTTCCGCTACGGCGACGACGGCCCGCTCGTGCTGGACGACGTCACCCTGTCGATCGCACCGGGCGAGTTCGTCGCCATCGTCGGGTCCTCGGGCAGCGGAAAGTCCACCGTGCTGCGACTGCTGCTGGGCTTCGAGCAGCCCGTGTCGGGCACGGTGCTGTACGACGGGCAGGACCTGGCGGAGCTGGAGGTCTCCGCCGTTCGCCGGCAGTGCGGCGTCGTTCTGCAGAACGGCTCGCTGCTCGCGGGCGACATCAAGGCCAACATCATCGGCAGCAGCAGCCACACCCTGGACGACGCCTGGGTGGCGGCATCGATGGCAGGCATCTCCGACGACATCTCGGCCATGCCCATGGGCATGAACACCGTGCTGTCCGAAGGCACCAACACCCTCTCCGGCGGACAGCGCCAGCGACTCATGATCGCCCGCGCCCTGGTCGCCCGCCCCCGCATCGTTTTCTTCGACGAAGCCACCAGCGCCCTGGACAACCCGACCCAGCGGCTGGTCGCGGAGAGCACCCGGAAGCTCAGCGCCACCCGGATCGTCATAGCCCACCGGCTGTCGACCGTGGCCGACGCCGACAAGGTCATCGTCCTGGACCAGGGACGGATCGTGCAGCAGGGCCGGTACGAGGAACTGCTCGCCGACGAGAACGGCCTGTTCGCCCGCCTGGCCAGCCGCCAGGTCTCCTGA